ATCAGTTTCTACCCCAAGCCAGGACCCAGCGGGTGATGCCATGACTCCCGCGGCCCAGACGACCGTCGCCGCCGTAAGGCGCTCTGTCCCAAGCGCAACGCCGTCAGCGTCGCACTCTGTAACCGTCTGATTAAGGCGGACTTCGACGCCTAACCGTTCGAGATCCTCACGTGCCCGGTCGGAAAGAGCCGGGGGAAAGGAAGGCAGGACCTTCGGGAGACCTTGCACCAGGATGACGCGCGCGTCTCGTGGATCGATCTTGCGAAAGTCGGCGGCTAACGCTGTGCGGGCCAACTCGGCTATCGCACCGGCCATCTCAACGCCAGTCGGGCCTCCGCCAACCACGACGAAATTCAGAAAGCCTCGTTGTCGATCGACGTCGGGCTCAGCTTCGGCTCTCTCAAAGGCCACGAGGATACGACGCCGCAAATAGGTTGCATCGTCCACGCGCTTGAGACCCGG
The sequence above is drawn from the Erythrobacter sp. YJ-T3-07 genome and encodes:
- a CDS encoding FAD-dependent oxidoreductase; this encodes MDDATYLRRRILVAFERAEAEPDVDRQRGFLNFVVVGGGPTGVEMAGAIAELARTALAADFRKIDPRDARVILVQGLPKVLPSFPPALSDRAREDLERLGVEVRLNQTVTECDADGVALGTERLTAATVVWAAGVMASPAGSWLGVETD